In a single window of the Notamacropus eugenii isolate mMacEug1 chromosome 4, mMacEug1.pri_v2, whole genome shotgun sequence genome:
- the E2F3 gene encoding transcription factor E2F3 isoform X2, which produces MPLQQQAKRRLELGESGHQFLSDGLKTPKGKGRAAVRSPDSPKTPKSPSEKTRYDTSLGLLTKKFIQLLSQSPDGVLDLNKAAEVLKVQKRRIYDITNVLEGIHLIKKKSKNNVQWMGCSLSDDGGMLAQCQGLSKEVTELSQEEKKLDELIQSCTLDLKLLTEDSENQKLAYVTYQDIRKISGLKDQTVIVVKAPPETRLEVPDPLESLQIHLSSNQGPIEVYLCPEENETHSPVKSYSQDHNGNIPKSSSKDLASTNSGHADCSISVANLSPLASPTNLLQQTEDQIPSNLEGPFVNLLPPLIQEDYLLSLGEEEGISDLFDAYDLEKLPLVEDFMCS; this is translated from the exons GCAAAGCGAAGGCTGGAGCTAGGAGAAAGTGGTCATCAGTTTCTCTCAGATGGTCTAAAAACCCCCAAAGGCAAAGGAAGAGCCGCAGTGAGAAGTCCAGATAGTCCAAAAA cTCCAAAATCTCCCTCAGAAAAAACACGGTATGATACGTCACTTGGTCTGCTCACCAAGAAGTTCATTCAGCTATTGAGCCAATCCCCAGATGGGGTCTTGGATTTGAACAAGGCAGCTGAAGTGCTTAAGGTGCAAAAGAGGAGGATTTATGATATCACCAATGTCCTGGAAGGCATCCACCTTATCAAGAAGAAATCTAAAAACAACGTACAGTGGAT gGGCTGCAGTCTCTCTGATGATGGGGGCATGCTGGCTCAGTGTCAAGGTTTGTCAAAGGAAGTGACGGAGCTCAGTCAGGAAGAGAAGAAGCTAGATGAGTTGATTCAAAGCTGCACCCTGGACCTTAAGCTGTTAACAGAAGATTCAGAAAATCAAAA ATTAGCTTATGTTACATATCAAGATATCCGAAAAATTAGTGGCCTTAAAGACCAAACTGTTATAGTTGTGAAAGCCCCACCAGAAACAAGACTTGAAGTGCCTGATCCCTTAGAG agCTTACAAATACATTTATCAAGTAACCAAGGACCCATTGAAGTTTACCTGTGTCCAGAAGAGAATGAAACACACAGTCCAGTAAAATCCTACAGCCAAGACCACAATGGGAATATCCCCAAATCCAGTTCCAAAG ACTTGGCCTCAACCAACTCAGGACATGCTGATTGCTCCATTTCTGTGGCAAACCTTTCTCCTTTGGCTTCTCCAACTAATCTGCTCCAGCAGACTGAGGACCAAATTCCTTCAAACCTAGAAGGACCATTTGTGAACTTATTGCCTCCCTTGATCCAAGAAGACTACCTACTCAGCCTTGGAGAAGAAGAAGGCATCAGTGATCTCTTCGATGCTTATGATTTAGAAAAACTTCCATTGGTGGAGGACTTTATGTGCAGTTGA